Proteins encoded in a region of the Labeo rohita strain BAU-BD-2019 chromosome 22, IGBB_LRoh.1.0, whole genome shotgun sequence genome:
- the atcaya gene encoding caytaxin isoform X1, producing MGSIDFGPLMEIIEARDEWLDDDFPRPLPAEGDMDSSCGLNEGRTSPPNSLLIGGAGGGGAHRKRRTLVAPDMNLSLDQSEGSLLSDDFLDTPDDLDINVDDIETPDETDSLEFITNGNDLEWEDDTPVASAKAPPADSDADGEGVDGTGVNGRLWRTVIIGEQEHRIDMQVIRPYLRVISHGGYYGEGLNAIIVFTACYLPDSSCPDYHYLMENLFLYVVSSLEMLVAEDYLIIYMNGGTPRSKMPGISWLKKCYQMIDRRLRKNLKSLIITHPSWFIRTVIAISKPFISVKFMNKIRYVHSLEELEKIVPMDHIQIPECVLQYEEERMNARKERMEQEQTEQEHQEQQQKLINPERTTTVEEPGL from the exons ATGGGCAGCATTGACTTCGGCCCCCTGATGGAGATCATAGAGGCGAGAGACGAATGGCTGGATGATGATTTTCCCAG GCCACTTCCTGCAGAGGGTGACATGGACTCTTCCTGTGGCCTGAATGAGGGGAGAACTT CTCCCCCAAACTCTCTCCTGATTGGTGGAGCTGGAGGGGGCGGAGCTCACCGGAAGCGTCGCACGCTGGTGGCCCCGGATATGAACTTGTCATTGGACCAGAGCGAAGGGTCTTTGCTCTCTGATGACTTCCTGGATACGCCTGATGATCTAGATATTAACGTGGATGATATTGAGACGCCCGATGAGACGGACTCGCTGGAGTTTATAACCAATGGCAATGACCTGGAGTGGGAGG ATGACACACCCGTCGCCTCAGCCAAAGCACCTCCTGCTGACAGCGACGCTGATGGAGAAGGCGTAGACGGGACTGGTGTCAACGGCCGCTTGTGGAGGACCGTGATCATCGGCGAACAGGAACATCGGATCGACATGCAGGTCATACGACCCTATCTGCGCGTCATATCGCATGGAG GGTACTATGGCGAGGGCTTGAACGCCATCATTGTGTTCACAGCGTGTTACCTTCCTGATAGCAGCTGCCCAGATTACCATTACCTGATGGAAAACCTCTTTCT GTATGTGGTGAGCAGTCTGGAGATGCTGGTGGCGGAGGATTACCTGATCATATACATGAATGGAGGAACGCCGCGGAGTAAGATGCCCGGCATTAGCTGGCTCAAGAAGTGCTATCAGATGATCGACAGAAG ACTGAGGAAAAACCTGAAATCTCTGATCATCACACACCCGTCCTGGTTTATCCGGACAGTCATTGCAATTTCCAAACCCTTCATCAG CGTGAAGTTCATGAATAAGATCCGTTATGTGCACAGTCTGGAAGAGCTGGAAAAGATTGTTCCTATGGATCATATCCAGATCCCAGAGTGTGTCTTACA ATATGAAGAGGAAAGAATGAATGCTAGAAAGGAGAG AATGGAGCAGGAACAGACAGAGCAGGAGCATCAAGAACAGCAACAGAAGCTAATCAATCCAGAAAG AACAACAACGGTTGAAGAACCTGGACTCTAA
- the atcaya gene encoding caytaxin isoform X2, which translates to MDSSCGLNEGRTSPPNSLLIGGAGGGGAHRKRRTLVAPDMNLSLDQSEGSLLSDDFLDTPDDLDINVDDIETPDETDSLEFITNGNDLEWEDDTPVASAKAPPADSDADGEGVDGTGVNGRLWRTVIIGEQEHRIDMQVIRPYLRVISHGGYYGEGLNAIIVFTACYLPDSSCPDYHYLMENLFLYVVSSLEMLVAEDYLIIYMNGGTPRSKMPGISWLKKCYQMIDRRLRKNLKSLIITHPSWFIRTVIAISKPFISVKFMNKIRYVHSLEELEKIVPMDHIQIPECVLQYEEERMNARKERMEQEQTEQEHQEQQQKLINPERTTTVEEPGL; encoded by the exons ATGGACTCTTCCTGTGGCCTGAATGAGGGGAGAACTT CTCCCCCAAACTCTCTCCTGATTGGTGGAGCTGGAGGGGGCGGAGCTCACCGGAAGCGTCGCACGCTGGTGGCCCCGGATATGAACTTGTCATTGGACCAGAGCGAAGGGTCTTTGCTCTCTGATGACTTCCTGGATACGCCTGATGATCTAGATATTAACGTGGATGATATTGAGACGCCCGATGAGACGGACTCGCTGGAGTTTATAACCAATGGCAATGACCTGGAGTGGGAGG ATGACACACCCGTCGCCTCAGCCAAAGCACCTCCTGCTGACAGCGACGCTGATGGAGAAGGCGTAGACGGGACTGGTGTCAACGGCCGCTTGTGGAGGACCGTGATCATCGGCGAACAGGAACATCGGATCGACATGCAGGTCATACGACCCTATCTGCGCGTCATATCGCATGGAG GGTACTATGGCGAGGGCTTGAACGCCATCATTGTGTTCACAGCGTGTTACCTTCCTGATAGCAGCTGCCCAGATTACCATTACCTGATGGAAAACCTCTTTCT GTATGTGGTGAGCAGTCTGGAGATGCTGGTGGCGGAGGATTACCTGATCATATACATGAATGGAGGAACGCCGCGGAGTAAGATGCCCGGCATTAGCTGGCTCAAGAAGTGCTATCAGATGATCGACAGAAG ACTGAGGAAAAACCTGAAATCTCTGATCATCACACACCCGTCCTGGTTTATCCGGACAGTCATTGCAATTTCCAAACCCTTCATCAG CGTGAAGTTCATGAATAAGATCCGTTATGTGCACAGTCTGGAAGAGCTGGAAAAGATTGTTCCTATGGATCATATCCAGATCCCAGAGTGTGTCTTACA ATATGAAGAGGAAAGAATGAATGCTAGAAAGGAGAG AATGGAGCAGGAACAGACAGAGCAGGAGCATCAAGAACAGCAACAGAAGCTAATCAATCCAGAAAG AACAACAACGGTTGAAGAACCTGGACTCTAA